DNA sequence from the Tenacibaculum mesophilum genome:
ATCATCGCCCAAAATAAAAAACTAAAGCATCATTTAAAAAGTAAAGTATTCTATGTATGCTTTTACTTTATAATGTGGAAAATTGTTAGTTTATAAATAAAATTTATAGAGTAATGGTTTGAGGGAAAAAGAATCACGGTTTAAAATAATATCCGAAATTGTTAAATTTATTTGCCTTAAGTTTGTTTTTTGAAAAATAATTAATGGTTTTTGCTATAGCAGGGTTTTGTAAGCTGTGCCTAGAGTAAGCTAAACCTACTTCTCTATAATAACGAGGGCCTTTATACGGCCTAGTTTCAAAACCATACCAACCATCAATAAAATACTCAGGTAAAAAAGTTAAACCTAAACCCGCCATTAATAAAGTTAAAGTTTCAGTTTTTGTACTACAATTACCTACAGTATTAATAGTTTTATTAGCAAAATTTAGGATAGAAATACATTGTTTATGAGCTTCACAAGGAGGACAATGAATGAAGTTTTCATCTTTTAAATCTGCTACCAAATCAATTTCGTTTTTGGCTAATAATTTATGTCCATTGGGAATACATAATAAATAATCTTCTTGCCATAGTGGTAAAAACAAAT
Encoded proteins:
- a CDS encoding LysR family transcriptional regulator produces the protein MEERLLKFFIAVYEEKNLTRAANKCFVSQPNISNGIKLFESKMNCTLFKRHQRGVEPTNEAHYLYPIAKRILNELNDLPNIFTKSAFKNEVKIGIADSLPQEYKLQFIKKVNELNSNVFWTVNHCNENNEINLLVKEWKKEEDLFLPLWQEDYLLCIPNGHKLLAKNEIDLVADLKDENFIHCPPCEAHKQCISILNFANKTINTVGNCSTKTETLTLLMAGLGLTFLPEYFIDGWYGFETRPYKGPRYYREVGLAYSRHSLQNPAIAKTINYFSKNKLKANKFNNFGYYFKP